TCAGCAATGGCTTGAGTTTCAGCTCacaagcttcttcttcttcttctttaacttctttttcttcaggaaacaaaaaaaaaaaaaagagtgaaattaATTGTAGTAGGTATGTCCGTGACCATGAGTGAGGTTTAgggttatatatattaaaaaaaaaaaaattctataattagaaagaaaagaaaaggcttgATATGAAGCTTTCAACATCGGGGTTGACTCAGCTGGATCATGAAggtatctatctatctatcctTCTCTTACAACAActcatatgtatatatttttatttttattttattttattttcatgtcattttcatgtttctctttttagaattattattgtttttctctttttggagttaaaaataaaaatattatttgtttgttttttttattttaatatatataaattttaaaaatggggAACAGAAAAGAAGTGCTTAAATTCGGAGCTATGGCACGCATGCGCTGGACCGCTGGTGTCCCTTCCAACTCCGGGGACTCGTGTTGTCTACTTTCCTCAGGGTCATAGCGAGCAggttctttttttctcttttctttttttttgaatttataattttaaattttgaagagTCTGTCATATTTTAGTTAATATGGGTGCTAAATTTGCAAAgaagttagttagttagttaattagttagttagtttatttttgtttcaatgaCATATAAGTCTGATATAGagcaaatgaaattaaaatttgaagtgaagttgtaattgttgttgttgtaggttGCTGCCTCTACTAACAAAGAAATTGATGGGCACATCCCGAATTACCCGAGCTTGCCGCCCCAGTTGATGTGTCAACTCCACAATGTCACAATGCATGTCTGttctttctccctctttcttcttcttgtttttggtttgtaaaaaattacattaatattTGAATGACACTTCATTCTTGCATAAGAGTGGGTGAATGGGTGGAGAGTAAAGTTGTGGGTACAAAACTCACTTTGAATTGGGAATTTTAAGTTAATGATAGCTTATTTATGGGGTTTCAGGCAGATGTGGAAACGGATGAAGTATATGCCCAGATGACATTACAGCCGTTGACGCCGGTATACCTGACTATATTGCTTTTAAGTCTTTCTATATTTTCAAAGtagttttctttaatttttttcctcgGGGTGTTTTCTAACTTGTTTTGAATGGAATTGCAAACTTTCTTTTCAATGGGGCATATAGGAAGAGCAGAAGGATACCTTTCTCCCTATGGAATTGGGGATTCCGAGCAAGCAGCCCACCAATTATTTTTGCAAGACATTGACGGCGAGCGACACTAGTACCCATGGAGGGTTCTCCGTTCCTCGTCGTGCCGCTGAGAAAGTTTTCCCTCCGTTGGTAGTGTCCTTTACCCTACTTCTTTTTGTTGTGACTCTAAGTGGATGCTGTTGcatttcccttttcttttggcCGTGCAGGATTTCTCACAGCAGCCACCAGCTCAGGAACTTATTGCAAGGGATCTCCATGATGTCGAGTGGAAGTTTAGGCATATTTTTCGAGGTAAATTTGAACCATTATTCTCTACTTGTTATTAGTTTCCCCACTGGAGGGTGTGGGGAGTAGAGAATTTATCCTTTGATGGTGTTTTGTGGGCTTGTAAtcttttaaatgtatttttttctgcgaaaaaataaggaagatgttatgttgtaaaatttggtTCTGGTTAGgattatataaaaaagtgtCATGTCTTAATCTAGTATATCCACCGGAGGAATCACGCTGGTTGCAGTGATAAGATGGTCAGCTTTCAATCTTGTAATAACTTGTGCCATTCTTTCACTAATCTACCAGAATTGTGTTTTTCATGActtctcaaaataaattttgttgaagCTTGAAACCTTTTAGAAGTTGAATCTACTAATTTCATCTGTAATGCTCCACTTTTTTCATGCGAACTTCAATCCATTATTTATCTTGTCTTTGTCGTCTGTGCAAGGAAAAACACGTccattattcatgtttatttctCTTCTTCAAGCAATGTAAGATCATTGATAATATCTTCCTTCTTTATAGACCATTTGTTGGGTAAGCTGTTGTATTGTAAGAAAaacatccatattttttttcagACAAAAAATTACTGGTAGGCTAGAGAACTTGCCTGGAATATCTAAGGTCATTGTCTACTTGAAATGCTAGTCTACTGATGCTCAAGAACCAAGAGATTTTTTGTTGGACTGCTCATCATTTTTGCAGCAATGGTCACATGTTTGCAGTTTTCATGAAGTTGCAACTTCTAGTATTGACTTAAGCTTCTCACATCTCACAAGACGTTCTGGATACTCTTGAAATTCTTATTGGATTGTTCATTCAATGAATGTGCTTCACAGATATTGCCCTACCTAGTGTGTCTTCTTACCTGGCCCAACATGATATATGAAGTGGATAAGCGCATCAGGAGTATTGTGTGATCTTAGAATACCTGTTAAGTTAAAGGAAAAGCTTTATAAGACTGCTTTAAGACTATTTATGCTCTATATGGTACCGAATGTTAGGCTATTAAGAAGTACCGTATTTATAAATGAGTTTAGTTGAAAGGAGAATGTTAAGATGGATGAATGGAAAAACATAGATCCCTGAAGATGTAAAACTGACTGCTCTAGTCAGTTGTTTGATAATCTTGTTAGTTTTTACAAACAATTTTCCTTTGCAACAGACCAACCTTGCTTTTCACCACTGGGATTTGATAAATGCCTTGTTCATGGCCCCAGTGGAGAAAGGTGTATATCAAAGTGTCTGAAGCCTTAATTCCATGATGAAGAAAAAAGGTACAGATGGAAGAATATGTTACAACTTTTGAGGCAATCATGGAGTACATTGTTTTATATGTAGAAGACGAAGTGACAGCTGGGGTATAAATTGGTTGGTACTGAGGGATTTCTTCCTCTGAAAGTCAGTTTTCTAACATATAAAACCAATCACTAACTGATAGAGGCAGAAACTGGGACCATGGACACAAGAAGTTGCGGTTTTATTGGTTATCCTTGTTGGTCTTCAAGGACAAAGGCAGATTAGATTGACAATGAGAGAACCAGCAGCCAATTGACGGTGAGAGAGAAGCAGAGGCTGATTGACAATGACAACTGAACTCCATTCAACTTTGAGATGGAAAATGGACCCTCAGTTTTTTGAACACCTGGTACTGACTTTTTGCAGGGAGAAGAGAATATTGACCATAACCAACAATTGCGGTTATGGTTGGTGTAAATGGTGGAATTGGTTTTCCTTTGCACTGCTAAGTGTCTGGAATTAGATATCATTAGATATCTCTGTCTTCAAGCTGAAATCACATTGAGGTGTTTAGACATAATTACTGGTGTCCCTGTCGTCTAGGAACATTAAGGACAGCCGTACCTAGCAGTTCAAGCCTTCAAGGATTACGTTTGGGGAAGGTTGGAAGAcattaacaatttttaaaacttgtGAACATGTGGAAACGGAAGATTATTCATCATATGTCATGAGGGTGTGTTTCTTAAATCATTTTAGATAGAAAAGCAATACATTTTTCCAAATGTAAGAATTAGGAGAGCTGatatttgatcattttgagAAAGCTCTGAATGACTTAGGTGCACTGCTTATTTTGTAGAATGTATGCTAATAGTCTGTAAAATAGTGTAACCGGTGATTTTCTGAGCAACCTGACACTTTATATTTCTTGCACATCTTTCAGGACAGCCCAAACGGCATCTTCTTACTACAGGCTGGAGCGTGTTTGTTAGTGCCAAAAGGCTTGTTGCAGGGGATTCTGTTCTCTTTATCTGGTATATATTTCCTACACTTTATTCCTGCCTTGATTTTTGTTTCATGCATTGGAATCACGAGTTTTCTTGGTAATTACTATCACCAGGAATGAAAAAAATCAGCTTCTTTTGGGAATTCGCCGTGCCACTCGTCCACAGACTGTGATGCCATCATCTGTTTTATCAAGTGATAGCATGCATATTGGACTCCTAGCTGCTGCTGCTCATGCTGCTTCAACGAATAGCTGTTTTACAGTTTTTTATAACCCACGGTGACTAACAATTCTCAAAGTTTCTTCTGTAATGGTTAACGTTGTCTTTTCTTCTGTAATGCTTGTTTTAGCTCTTCTATCATTTACAGGGCTAGTCCTTCTGAGTTTGTCGTACCCCTTTCAAAATATGTTAAAGCTGTATTTCACACACGAGTGTCAGTTGGGATGCGCTTCCGGATGCTCTTTGAGACTGAAGAGTCAAGTGTCAGAAGGTAAGCTAGTAGTTAATTTTCAATGACATATTTCATTTATCATGGGATAATGGTCTCCTGTCTATGAGTTTATTACATTTCATTTGTTAAAGCCCCTTATATCGTGGTAAGGCATTTGATGACTATCTTAATCACAGTATGGCATTCTGTCACATAGGTACTGTTTCTTGTTACGGCTGGGCTTAAGTTAATTGTGTAGTCAATAGTCATGATATGAATGCAATGTTTTCATGACATAttacgtgtgtttttgggtgaACTTATTACTAAAAAGTAAGACTTTAAAAGCTGTGCATAAGTAGGTGATGAAAGTAAGCCGGGATTTTAAGAAAACAGGCCCTACCTAGGTTCAGGAGGCATTTGTACTTCTAGTGCATTTTGTGCAAGGCAACACTTTACTTGTTCCAACTTTCACACTTTAACAAGACGACTAATATACTGTGgtgttgataaaaaataatgcaaCCAGTCACAGCcagttgaaaaataaataaataaacatgaatgGAATACTCAGCAAACCGAATAAAAAAACAagtaacaatatatataaatatcattGTCCATATTTCACAGATTCACTCAGATTTTCACTTTTTCAGTCACAAGTCTGGTCGGTTGTCTCTTCTTCCTTCTATATTGGTTTAAATGAATCCTACTTTGCTTCAAACATGTCTCTCTTTTAAAATTCcatataaaattgattttacTTCTGCTACTAGGAGTAGATTCACCTACAAAAGCTTGGTGTATGTCTCTTGTATTTGAAATAATGTAAAAGACGGAAAATATAGCCATTCTCTTGTGAGAGGGAATTGTGTTTTATTTGCTTGGGAAGATTGTCACCTAATGCTGCTAAATTTTGCTTCAAGCCCCTCTCTTTGGGATAGAAGTTGTAGCATATTCTTGCATAACTGTAATTATAATACAAGATCAATTTTGATATCAACAAGAGCCTTATGAGTATTATATTGTAGTTAAATAACCCTCTGGTTGGgccaaaaaaaatcttgaaacaaGATGGATGGGGCAGGTATGAGAGAATGATAATAACGTATTGATGGAGAAACAATCATTCACTCATTGAAGTGAGGAACTTAAAACCCTCAAGATGGGTGATTGACTGCCTCAGTGCAATTGAATTATTTTTGAGACAAAGGATAGTTCATGTACCAGACTAGATACAGAAGATGATAAGAAAAGCATTGGAAGAGAACAAGAGAAAGTAGAAGCCTTCAAAAGGGAAGGAAGTTGGAGGTAGAAAGTGGGGGAGAGGAGAGGCTTCTAACTTTCTGCTGTCCCAGTAAAAACATCTAGATGGCTGATACACTGCCTCAGTGCAACTGAATTATTTTTGAGATAAAGCATTGGGGAGAGACCAAGAGAAGATAGAGGCTTTCAAAATGAAAGGAAGTTGGAGGTAGAAAGTGGGGGAGAGGAGAGGCTTTTATCTTTCTGTTGTCCTAGTAAAACATCTAGAGAAAGTAGATGAcagctttatttttttaatactaacaTCGCTTCTTCTCTAGTAGTACTAACCCATTCCACTTTACCTTTTTAAAAGTCACAAGCATCATCTTTGAGGTGTGATGGGTGGAGCATTTGTTGGAGAAATGGTCCCTAGCACTCCTCAGTCATCAGATAATGATATCCTACAAGCAATCCTGGTAAACAGCTTGTTTGCATGTTACCAAGGTGGCACACCTTTTTTGCGctcttctaataaaatttaatacttGTCAGAAGCAAAACAGCATGTTAGCATGTTGCTGCTTGTTTATGGCGAGTTGATCACGTTTATGGTTGGTGTGCACCAGAAAGTACATACTAACTGCATCTTGTTTCTCTCTCAATAGTGTGACTGCTTGGGACTGCTGCCTGTACTTATATCATATGTTCCTGTTTTCAGATGTGTAAGGGTTTTTTTGTCAGGTACATGGGTACAATAACTGGAATAAGTGATCTGGACCCTGTTCGTTGGCCAAATTCTCATTGGCGATCTGTTAAGGTAATTTGGCTTTTATCATAGCATGCAAGTATTCGCCATTCTCCCAGATGCTGtttctttatttaataaatactaAGCTTCATATCTTGTGTTGTGCTTATGGAGGAAAAGAAtgcttttaaaatttctttccaGATTTTTTCTTAGTAAATCTATTAGAAAGAATGTCAGTCTGGACTTTTTAAAGGCTGTCTGTCTAGTTCCACTGCTGCCAATTTCCATTGGTTATGCATTTTGCACCTTTTTCCCCTTCCTTTAACCAACTACTGCAAGCTATGTGATATTCCATTTCACGTGGTCTTTTGTGAACTCAACTCAACTATAAGCTTTAATCCAACTAAATTGGAGTAAACTAATGGTCATCATCAACCAATCAGGATTAGCCATATGTATTCTTTTCTGATATTGTATCCTATTTAAAGTCATACTCTTAACGTATCTTTTTCTACCTTTTACCATTCCATGAACTTGAATAAATAATCTCAAGTGactcttttctcattttttcctCTGTAGGAGCCACTTTTACCTTTGAACGGATGACTTTATTCCTTAGATCTTCTATCCTAGCGTTTTCATTCCATTTTCATTCATCTATCTTGACATTCTCATTTGGCTACGCTTATTGTATGAAGATATTGCTTCTTAACAGCCTAACATTCTGTAGCATTCTTATAGATTTTTCCCTTCTATCAATAGGTACTCTATGGTCACACAATATTCCTGATGCATTTTTCCACTTCATCCCTCTGCTCTTATTCTATAAGGCACGTCCTCTAATCTCCCAATCCTTTTGAACTTTTGATCCAAGATACTGAAAGTGATTGTACTTTGGTATCTCTCTTTTGTGAAGTTTTACTATTTCTCCATTTCTATTTCTGCTTTTACtgagtgctctctctctctctcgctctctctatatctatatatatgttatattgTTCTGTATCAGGTACAACTGCTTTGCCCATCACTTATTCTAACTCActgtggttttgtttttttgtttatctttcATGCTTCATGTATAGGTTGGTTGGGATGAGTCAACAGCAGGCGAGAGGCAGCCAAGGGTATCTTTATGGGAAATTGAACCTTTAACAACTTTCCCCATGTATCCGTCATTGTTTCCCCTCAGACTGAAACGCCCATGGCATCCTGGGGTATCATCTTTGCATGGTATTTATTCTTTTCAACGACTTATGACTTTGGTGATGgagttttcatttttattgttatctttCCCTGttatttttggatttgaaatcatCTAAAACTTTCTGTATAGTTTAATTATGATGCTGAGTCTAAGTGGCCAAAGTTGAGAACAATTTACATTTCTTGCCAAAGCAAGGCTAGATTTGAGTTTCAAATTGGGTCAAGAGTTGATCCCTTGAACAGCGTCCTTCAGTTGTGATTAAAAATTGTATCCAAGGTTTAGATAGAAATTGTGCACATATAGAATGAAGCTAGACTAAAGTCAGATGGTCTAGACTTGAAAGTTAtgtaatcattaaaaaattttacagtGTGCTTATCTTAAGTTATAATCATTCATTCTTGCACCCTGGTCAATAGGGTCAATTTATGAAAAAGAGGCACAAAGTTTTCTTATAGTGTAATTAGTGTCCCAGTCATAGAAAAAAATGGGTTTAATGTGTTAGTTCAGATACTTTTGCCTTCAGGTATGCGTTAGAATGGTTCAAGCTAcatattggtttttttattatttatttttaaaaaattttaatttgctttGTAAAAATAGGGGGAGGGGGCTGGTGTGGTTCGAACCCCGGTGCCCAGGCACCACAAGAATTGCCAGAACCACTGGAGTATCGTTCAAACAGACCCAAGCTAAATATTGTATTGGAAACTATACATTCTAGTTTGTTCAAGCCATATGTAGTTTTATGAACTCTTTCAATAATTTACTAAGTAGGCATTTTAGGTAATCGCAGAGTCCTTGTGGCACAATACATTTCTAATGTCTAAAATTGTGAAGTAAAGtagttttaaaatgtaaatatgaTAAACAAGACCATTTccaagagctttgtagctcaattggtacCTCTTGGTGTTTCTAATGGAGACatccagggttcaaatccccccacctcttacatttataaaaaatatggtAAACAAGACCAACCAAATCTTGCATCTCAATGTTTTTGTTCAtagtcatctttttttttttttttttttttgaggaattgTTCATGGtcatctatatttatatattactaaaagttaAGGCGTGGCATTTATTGTTACTAAGCTTCTGTTGCGCCACCTCATCGCCATGTCATTCgccacataattattatttattatttattcctatttttttacaaaaaaaatatataaaaagattattgaCGGTACATATTCATCTTTGTCGGTTTTAACATCTATAcatatttcttttctatttccaattttcctataattttttttacattcacttattttttaaatatttacactttcttcAACCTTTCTTCTCTTACATtatcatctccccactaccctctactttAATATTGCGATTCATCTTTcctttcatctttttttatttgtctcttcttatcccttccctcttactataaatttgtcactctttttcattcttttttttctattctttgtaTAGTTTTCTTTCACAAAAattcgctctctctctctctctctctcaatgttttggggatttttattttttattgcacCTCCACTTTAGGTTGactaaatttttgtgtttttaagaactctaatttaggttgatacgatttagttttttgttttaagttattattattattattattttactctttgattgttaaattttatccgattacattataaaaaatgaaagatagtggataaaaataaaatagtattccattacatagcataatttgaataatttagtgtttattgttatatcttttaatttttcttaattttttcctcttctattttactcaatattgaaattcaaccacatcctccttatcattaaattatttatattttctctctttttgttttgaaaaataaaaaatgtaatattttacttaaattcaaataaaataaaattgtgctCATCAAATtgtactcatcttttttttaacatttacgctttctccaacctttctctttctctttactTTATCATCTCCCCAAACATTCTACTTTGatatcactcttcctctttcctattattttgtttctttttattatcatccttttagtataaatttgtcattcactCTTTcattctttacataattttctctcacaaaaaggtGGTTATTTTccactctttctccctcaaatttttgatggatttttatttttcttgcatctctattttatcttgataaagttttgtattttttagaactctattttgctattttggttgatgggatttagttttgtgttttaagttttttattttagttttattttttatgactttgattgttaaatattatcatattgcattataaataattaaaaatagtatataagaatgtactattattatattacatagaattatttggataagttagtgtttattgttattttaaaatttttttttctcatatcattttatttaacatttaaattcagccacatcccccatatatatcattaaattttttatatttccactccttttttattttaaaaatttttaaatataatattttgcctaaattaaataaataaaaatgtccACATTAAGTGGAGTAGTGCTAGGCAAAAACACTCATTTTCACACCCAATTCatcaaaggaagaatgaaatacaaaataaatcaagttagaaacactaaattaaaaaaaaactaatagtgCATATTTAATGTCATAGAATCATCATCAATTTGGAAAACGATAGGTtgccaatggagagagagagagagagagagagagagagagagagagagagagagagagagagagagagagagagagagagagagagagagagagagagagagagagagagagagagagagagagagagagagagagagagagagagagagagagagagagagagagagagagatggtatagaaaaaaaaccaatacaaagtaataaagagtagataaagaaaaaaaaaccaaacgtCAATTAGTAATCAATCGTTGAATTcactgaaaaaaaataaaatagagattaccGTGTGgagaacattaaaaactttacagtGTAGTAACATAAATCGTTgaattcacttaaaaaaattaaatcaacaatcaataattaaattcaatcatagtactaaatttaaatttaaaactaatcaaactctaactatGGAAACCATATTAATCATAACTAAGAAAGAGATGTTCTCTGATAGTAGtagaaattacataagaaataaagtcagaaaatttaaaaatcgattttttgatatttcatttaaccttatttataatatatatatatatatatatatatatatatataattttcatatgCTATTACTTTCGAAAATCTAATGAACAATGCTACTTCTTATTTATCGTCTTTGTTATGCAAatcattagttttttatttttattttttaatataagatagaatttctactataacctaatctaagtgtatatgtgtgtgaatctctcttctagagacttgaaccccagcccttGCCCCCAACATctcacaagtatttatacttgtggagtgaccaccgcaccaagggtgcgcggtggttgCAAATCATTAGTaagtaaatatatgataatggtaaGAAGCGTTATAAATgagatcactaaaaaaaaaatataaaattaattagtcaCTATCATTATGTAGTAGTCTATAATTTTTTGCAACCAAAAAAGTGGAATATATAGAGTTTTCTTAAAGGTATGTGTAAAGATtcactatatgtgtgtgtgtgtgtgtgtagaaaggtaaaaaaaaggtatatttaaggtttttatcaacttaaaaattaatgaaaagcCAATggttaataactaaaattatagtattaataaaatatttaatgagaccataaaaaaattatcatgtgCAACGCGTGGGTATGCGACTAGTTtgtataaaaatgaaattattcaTATATGTTTCATACCATGTTCCAATGTGTTATATCCTGACACACTTGTCTAGAAAATCAGAGAAggaatttcaattttgttggTAAAATTTGAGCTATATGTGATGGAACCCCCACTTTAATTAGAATcttaatagataaaatagtgcAGTATCCCTACTAACTTGATGTGCTATTATAAGAAAGCTAAAAGTTTACAATTTCTTGGGTGTTTCATAATGAATTTCAAGGGCAGGAATTTACTTGAGAACCATTCAGATACAACCTTGCCAAAATCTTTCCCACTTGCCACTTGCCACTTGCCAGATGCCCTAAATGCAGTTCTTTCCCATAAATTACTTTGTTCTTTACATTACAAAATGGAAGATCATTGAATGTGCCTTTTATCCATATTCTCCATGTGGAAAAATGGtgtgttaattttatttatataccTATTCAATGAATATATTGGGGGTTTTGGCTACATGCTTTTCCAGTTTAATACTGGTTTGTTAGTGTGTGAACCACGTTTTGTGTGCGTACTAGTAGTATATGGAAATTTTAATCATAATTAGTGTGGAGATGAAGTATTTCTTTACATGGTCTTGTTACAGATAACAGGGATGATGCAGCTAACGGGATGATGTGGCTAAGGGGAGGAAGTGGAGAGCATGGTCTTCACTCCCTTAATTTTCAAGGTGTTGGTTTGTATCCCTGGATGCAGCAGAGAATGGATCCAACATTGCTTGGAAATGATCCTAATCAGCAGTACCAAGCCATGTTGGCTGCTGGCATGCAGAACCTAGGAAATGCAGATCTCCTAAGACATCAGGTTATGCAATTTCAGCAGCCCTTCCAGTATCTTCAACAGCAAGGGAGCCATACTTCACTCttgcagcagcagcaacaacagcaacaac
This genomic stretch from Castanea sativa cultivar Marrone di Chiusa Pesio chromosome 1, ASM4071231v1 harbors:
- the LOC142609688 gene encoding auxin response factor 8 isoform X1 — its product is MKLSTSGLTQLDHEEKKCLNSELWHACAGPLVSLPTPGTRVVYFPQGHSEQVAASTNKEIDGHIPNYPSLPPQLMCQLHNVTMHADVETDEVYAQMTLQPLTPEEQKDTFLPMELGIPSKQPTNYFCKTLTASDTSTHGGFSVPRRAAEKVFPPLDFSQQPPAQELIARDLHDVEWKFRHIFRGQPKRHLLTTGWSVFVSAKRLVAGDSVLFIWNEKNQLLLGIRRATRPQTVMPSSVLSSDSMHIGLLAAAAHAASTNSCFTVFYNPRSSIIYRASPSEFVVPLSKYVKAVFHTRVSVGMRFRMLFETEESSVRRYMGTITGISDLDPVRWPNSHWRSVKVGWDESTAGERQPRVSLWEIEPLTTFPMYPSLFPLRLKRPWHPGVSSLHDNRDDAANGMMWLRGGSGEHGLHSLNFQGVGLYPWMQQRMDPTLLGNDPNQQYQAMLAAGMQNLGNADLLRHQVMQFQQPFQYLQQQGSHTSLLQQQQQQQQQPQTVPLNILQAQTQVLSENTPQHLIQQSLNNQQEDQARQQQQQQQQQHTYQNTLHIRSDQLHQRLQSNVPSSSFVKADFMDPSTKFSASISPRQNMVSSLCPEGSSNILNFSRVGQPMLAEQLPQQSWASKYTHSQVNAFANSMSHSPYPGKDATEEPENCNSDSQNPTLFGVNIDSSGLLLPATLSTFATSVDADVSSMPLGHTGFQSSLYSSVQDSSELLNSAGQVDPPTPSQTFVKVYKSGSVGRSLDISRFSSYNELREELAEMFGIEGKFEDPLRSGWQLVFVDRENDVLLLGDDPWEAFVNNVWYIKILSPEDVHKLGEQAVESFSPQGGQRLNSSSGEAQDLVSGLPSLGMLEY
- the LOC142609688 gene encoding auxin response factor 8 isoform X2 gives rise to the protein MKLSTSGLTQLDHEEKKCLNSELWHACAGPLVSLPTPGTRVVYFPQGHSEQVAASTNKEIDGHIPNYPSLPPQLMCQLHNVTMHADVETDEVYAQMTLQPLTPEEQKDTFLPMELGIPSKQPTNYFCKTLTASDTSTHGGFSVPRRAAEKVFPPLDFSQQPPAQELIARDLHDVEWKFRHIFRGQPKRHLLTTGWSVFVSAKRLVAGDSVLFIWNEKNQLLLGIRRATRPQTVMPSSVLSSDSMHIGLLAAAAHAASTNSCFTVFYNPRASPSEFVVPLSKYVKAVFHTRVSVGMRFRMLFETEESSVRRYMGTITGISDLDPVRWPNSHWRSVKVGWDESTAGERQPRVSLWEIEPLTTFPMYPSLFPLRLKRPWHPGVSSLHDNRDDAANGMMWLRGGSGEHGLHSLNFQGVGLYPWMQQRMDPTLLGNDPNQQYQAMLAAGMQNLGNADLLRHQVMQFQQPFQYLQQQGSHTSLLQQQQQQQQQPQTVPLNILQAQTQVLSENTPQHLIQQSLNNQQEDQARQQQQQQQQQHTYQNTLHIRSDQLHQRLQSNVPSSSFVKADFMDPSTKFSASISPRQNMVSSLCPEGSSNILNFSRVGQPMLAEQLPQQSWASKYTHSQVNAFANSMSHSPYPGKDATEEPENCNSDSQNPTLFGVNIDSSGLLLPATLSTFATSVDADVSSMPLGHTGFQSSLYSSVQDSSELLNSAGQVDPPTPSQTFVKVYKSGSVGRSLDISRFSSYNELREELAEMFGIEGKFEDPLRSGWQLVFVDRENDVLLLGDDPWEAFVNNVWYIKILSPEDVHKLGEQAVESFSPQGGQRLNSSSGEAQDLVSGLPSLGMLEY